A genome region from Nocardia sp. NBC_00565 includes the following:
- a CDS encoding TetR/AcrR family transcriptional regulator, with the protein MNSRTDAAVGRALAARRQEAVDEVEAILAAAVEVMERDAPAPPRVSDIIAAAGSSNKAFYRYFSGKDDLILAVMERGVGLVATYLDHRMSQVDEPARRVAVWIEGMLAQVADPDLIRASRAVTVQLAAITDRGIADAEIARPLRDRLSGSVAALGCADPERDTDAVFIAVLGLMRRCLARNVKPDVADINHFVSFCLRGLDVARSRNV; encoded by the coding sequence ATGAATTCGCGGACAGATGCGGCCGTCGGGCGGGCGTTGGCCGCGCGTCGTCAAGAGGCCGTCGACGAGGTCGAGGCGATCCTCGCGGCGGCGGTCGAGGTGATGGAGCGGGACGCGCCCGCGCCCCCTCGGGTGAGCGACATCATCGCCGCGGCAGGTTCGTCCAATAAGGCGTTCTATCGCTACTTCTCGGGCAAAGACGACCTGATCCTCGCGGTCATGGAGCGCGGCGTCGGTCTGGTGGCCACCTACCTGGACCATCGGATGTCGCAGGTAGACGAACCGGCCCGCCGGGTGGCGGTCTGGATCGAAGGGATGTTGGCTCAGGTGGCCGATCCCGATCTCATCCGCGCGAGCAGAGCCGTCACGGTGCAGCTGGCCGCGATCACCGACCGTGGGATCGCCGACGCGGAAATCGCCCGTCCGCTGCGCGACAGGCTGTCGGGATCGGTTGCCGCGCTCGGCTGCGCCGATCCCGAGCGGGATACCGATGCCGTCTTCATCGCCGTACTCGGCCTCATGCGGCGATGTCTGGCGCGGAACGTCAAGCCGGACGTCGCCGACATCAATCATTTTGTGTCGTTCTGTCTGCGCGGTCTGGATGTGGCCCGTTCACGAAACGTGTAG
- the tnpB gene encoding IS607 family element RNA-guided endonuclease TnpB, translating to MSEPMGLGEVPAVEAARVIQAYKFALDPTPAQEHQFRSSCGAQRFAYNWALDRVRANIGQRSAEASYGLTGDELTPPVSWSAFSLRKDWNAAKDTVAPWWFENSKETYSSGISNLTTALKNWADSRTGKRAGPKVGFPRCKTKRSRLTVRFTTGAFGLTHDRRHVRLPRIGAVRTHESTRKLARHTERGTARIRSATVSYAGGRWFVSFSVEVERTQPTPSRPNDVVGVDVGVKALAVLSTGEVIANPKHLDRAQRELRRLQRRAARRRGPDRRTGVKSSKRWRDSQTRITRLHARVANARADGLHKLTTRLTTEYGTVVAEDLNIAGMMKNRRLARGIADAGFGELRRQLEYKTDWGGGRLVVADRWYPSSKTCSDCGATKTKLRLSERTYYCDQCGLVLDRDLNAARNLAGLVASTASCVGTVNTPAGNPHKTRPRRATGTATGRPAPHGAGQPCRSNPAGHGTELHVS from the coding sequence ATGAGCGAACCGATGGGGTTGGGTGAGGTTCCCGCTGTCGAGGCGGCGCGGGTGATCCAGGCGTACAAGTTCGCGCTCGACCCGACACCAGCACAGGAACATCAATTCCGATCCTCTTGCGGGGCGCAACGTTTCGCCTACAACTGGGCGCTGGATCGCGTGCGGGCGAACATCGGCCAGCGATCCGCGGAAGCCTCTTACGGGCTGACCGGTGACGAACTCACCCCGCCCGTGTCCTGGTCGGCGTTCAGCCTCCGCAAAGACTGGAACGCCGCGAAAGACACTGTCGCGCCGTGGTGGTTCGAGAACTCGAAGGAAACGTACTCGTCCGGTATTTCGAATCTCACTACCGCGCTGAAGAATTGGGCCGACTCCCGCACAGGGAAACGTGCCGGGCCGAAGGTCGGCTTTCCGCGCTGTAAGACGAAACGGTCCCGCCTCACGGTCCGCTTCACGACCGGCGCGTTCGGGCTCACCCACGACAGGCGACATGTACGCCTGCCACGTATCGGGGCCGTCCGCACCCACGAATCAACCCGGAAGCTGGCCCGGCACACCGAGCGCGGCACCGCCCGGATCCGATCCGCCACGGTCTCTTACGCGGGTGGGCGTTGGTTCGTTTCGTTCTCGGTAGAGGTTGAACGCACGCAACCGACACCGAGTCGGCCCAATGATGTGGTCGGTGTCGATGTCGGGGTGAAAGCCCTCGCTGTCCTGTCCACCGGTGAGGTCATCGCCAACCCGAAGCACCTGGACCGGGCGCAGCGGGAGTTGCGGCGACTTCAGCGGCGAGCCGCACGCCGTCGCGGACCGGACCGGCGGACCGGGGTGAAGTCCTCGAAGCGGTGGCGTGACAGCCAGACCCGTATTACCCGGCTGCACGCGCGGGTAGCCAATGCCCGCGCCGACGGCCTCCACAAGCTCACCACCCGCCTCACCACCGAATACGGGACCGTCGTGGCTGAGGACCTGAACATCGCGGGGATGATGAAGAACCGACGCCTCGCCCGGGGAATCGCTGACGCCGGGTTCGGGGAGCTGCGGCGGCAACTGGAGTACAAGACCGACTGGGGCGGTGGGCGGCTGGTTGTGGCCGACCGCTGGTATCCGAGCTCGAAAACGTGTTCAGACTGTGGTGCGACGAAAACCAAATTGCGCCTGTCCGAACGCACCTACTACTGCGACCAGTGCGGTCTCGTGCTGGATCGTGACTTGAACGCTGCCCGCAATCTCGCGGGTTTGGTGGCGTCCACGGCGAGTTGCGTCGGGACGGTAAACACGCCCGCTGGAAATCCGCATAAGACCCGGCCTCGCCGGGCGACGGGTACCGCCACGGGACGACCCGCACCCCACGGTGCGGGCCAACCCTGCCGGAGTAATCCGGCAGGTCACGGAACAGAACTACACGTTTCGTGA